A window from Peromyscus eremicus chromosome 1, PerEre_H2_v1, whole genome shotgun sequence encodes these proteins:
- the LOC131902648 gene encoding vomeronasal type-2 receptor 116-like isoform X1 yields MFTLILLFLFLNILLHVSSSIHPSCFWTMKQSEDKDGIFQSCAFIFEAEHGPVEITEFIQPFKERGGNDNNQFALALAFSVDQVNRNPDILPNMSLSFGFLAGGCKFMSKAYDIIQSSVKHHYNAPNYNCINLDICSVLLSGPNLAESLVVGKAMDLYNSQQVVQLTFGPFHPILSDHEQFPYLYQMAPKDTSLAQAMISLMIHFSWNWIGLTISDNDHGIQFLSYLRREMEENIICFAFVNMIPVNMHLYVSRAETYYKQIMTSSSNVIIIYGETDSTLALSYRMWDSLGIQKIWVTTSQWDVSTSKSDFTLDSSQKTLTFAHHHAEISGFKSFLQTLSPLTTNEYLARLEWMNFNCEVSASNCKTLKNCSSNASLEWLELQTFDMAFNDGNYDIYDAVHIVAHFFQEKFLQTMDKVKGHQYNCLKLHSILRKTHFTYTVGDKVITKQKEKLQAEYDIFQIWNFPNGLGLKVKIGQFSPYFPHGQQLHLYEDIIEWATGSTEMPPSVCSADCGPGFRKFWQEGMTVCCFDCSPCPENEVSNETNVDQCVMCPEEQYANAEQNQCIPKSVIFLTYKDPLGMALTSMAFCFTAFTSVVLVVFVKHHDTPIVKANNRSLSYILLISLLFCFLCPFLFIGHPNAVTCILQQITFGVVFTVAVSTVLAKTVTVVLAFKVTTPGQRMRFYLTSGAPNYIIGICTLIQIILCTIWLGVSPPSIDIDAHSEHGHIIIACDKGSVTAFYCVLGYHGSLAFGSFILAFLARNLPDKFNEAKLLTFSMLLFCSVWVTFLPVYHSTKGKVMVAVEVFSILASSVGLLGCIFFPKCYIILLRPERNSLQKLKEKTSF; encoded by the exons atgttcactttGATTTTACTCTTCTTGTTCCTGAACATTCTACTTCACGTGTCAAGTTCCATTCATCCTAGTTGCTTTTGGACAATGAAGCAGAGTGAAGACAAGGATGGAATATTTCAGTCATGTGCCTTCATATTTGAGGCAGAACATGGGCCAGTGGAGATAACAGAGTTCATACAACCTTTCAAAGAAAG aggaggaaatgacAACAATCAGTTTGCACTGGCCTTAGCTTTTTCAGTGGATCAAGTCAACAGGAACCCTGATATTTTACCAAATATGTCTTTATCATTTGGATTTCTAGCCGGTGGTTGTAAGTTCATGTCAAAAGCATATGATATCATTCAATCTTCTGTAAAACATCATTATAATGCACCTAATTATAACTGTATAAATCTGGACATATGTTCAGTGTTGCTTTCAGGACCAAACTTGGCAGAATCCTTAGTAGTTGGGAAAGCAATGGACCTCTACAATTCTCAGCAG GTTGTTCAACTTACCTTCGGACCTTTCCATCCCATCCTGAGTGATCATGAACAATTTCCTTATTTGTATCAGATGGCCCCCAAGGACACATCTCTAGCACAGGCCATGATCTCTCTCATGATTCACTTCAGCTGGAACTGGATTGGGCTGACCATCTCAGACAATGATCATGGTATCCAGTTTCTCTCATATTTGAgaagagagatggaagaaaataTAATCTGCTTTGCCTTTGTGAACATGATTCCAGTCAACATGCATTTATATGTGTCAAGAGCTGAAACATACTATAAGCAAATCATGACATCATCCTCAAATGTTATTATCATTTATGGTGAAACAGACAGCACTCTAGCTTTGAGCTATAGAATGTGGGACTCTCTAGGTATACAAAAAATATGGGTTACCACCTCACAGTGGGATGTCTCCACAAGTAAGAGTGACTTTACACTTGACTCATCTCAAAAGACTCTAACTTTTGCACACCATCATGCTgagatttctggttttaaaaGTTTCCTCCAGACATTGAGCCCTCTCACCACAAATGAATACCTGGCAAGACTGGAGTGGATGAACTTTAACTGTGAAGTCTCAGCTTCTAACTGTAAGACACTGAAGAATTGCTCATCTAATGCCTCATTGGAATGGCTAGAATTACAGACTTTTGACATGGCTTTTAATGATGGCAATTATGATATATATGATGCTGTGCATATCGTGGCCCATTTCTTCCAGGAGAAGTTTCTTCAGACAATGGATAAAGTGAAAGGACATCAATATAATTGCTTGAAG CTGCACTCTATTCTTAGGAAGACCCACTTCACCTATACTGTTGGGGACAAAGTgataacaaaacagaaagaaaaactgcaGGCAGAATATGACATTTTCCAGATTTGGAATTTCCCAAATGGTCTTGGACTTAAGGTGAAGATTGGACAGTTTAGCCCATATTTTCCACATGGTCAACAGCTCCATTTATATGAAGACATTATAGAGTGGGCCACAGGAAGTACAGAG ATGCCTCcctctgtgtgcagtgctgattgtggtcctggattcagaaaaTTCTGGCAGGAGGGAATGACAGTCTGCTGTTTTGATTGCAGCCCCTGCCCAGAAAATGAAGTTTCTAATGAGACAA ATGTGGATCAGTGTGTGATGTGCCCAGAAGAGCAGTATGCCAATGCAGAGCAGAACCAGTGCATTCCCAAATCTGTGATCTTTCTAACCTACAAAGACCCCTTGGGGATGGCTCTGACCTCAATGGCTTTTTGCTTCACTGCATTCACATCTGTTGTTCTTGTGGTATTTGTGAAGCATCATGACACTCCCATTGTCAAGGCCAATAACCGCAGTCTCAGTTACATTTTGCTCATCTCACTCCTCTTTTGTTTCCTGTGTCCCTTCCTCTTTATTGGCCATCCCAATGCAGTTACATGCATCCTGCAGCAAATCACATTTGGAGTTGTAttcactgtggctgtttccactgtgttggCCAAAACAGTTACTGTTGTTCTAGCTTTCAAAGTCACAACTCCCGGACAAAGGATGAGGTTCTATCTGACTTCGGGGGCACCCAACTATATCATTGGCATCTGTACCCTCATCCAAATTATTCTCTGTACAATCTGGCTGGGAGTTTCTCCTCCATCTATTGACATTGATGCACATTCTGAGCATGGCCACATCATCATTGCGTGTGACAAGGGTTCAGTTACTGCATTCTACTGTGTCTTGGGATACCATGGCTCCCTTGCATTTGGGAGCTTCATTTTGGCTTTCTTGGCCAGGAATCTCCCTGACAAATTCAATGAAGCCAAATTGCTAACTTTCAGCATGCTGTTGTTCTGCAGTGTCTGGGTCACTTTTCttcctgtctaccacagcaccaagggcaaggtcatggtggctgtggaggtctTCTCCATCCTGGCCTCCAGTGTTGGCCTTCTGGGATGCATCTTTTTCCCTAAGTGCTACATAATTTTGTTAAGACCAGAGAGAAATTCTCTTCAAAAGTTAAAGGAGAAAACATCTTTTTGA
- the LOC131902648 gene encoding vomeronasal type-2 receptor 116-like isoform X2: protein MFTLILLFLFLNILLHVSSSIHPSCFWTMKQSEDKDGIFQSCAFIFEAEHGPVEKEPHSHSMNVTLRNDNNQFALALAFSVDQVNRNPDILPNMSLSFGFLAGGCKFMSKAYDIIQSSVKHHYNAPNYNCINLDICSVLLSGPNLAESLVVGKAMDLYNSQQVVQLTFGPFHPILSDHEQFPYLYQMAPKDTSLAQAMISLMIHFSWNWIGLTISDNDHGIQFLSYLRREMEENIICFAFVNMIPVNMHLYVSRAETYYKQIMTSSSNVIIIYGETDSTLALSYRMWDSLGIQKIWVTTSQWDVSTSKSDFTLDSSQKTLTFAHHHAEISGFKSFLQTLSPLTTNEYLARLEWMNFNCEVSASNCKTLKNCSSNASLEWLELQTFDMAFNDGNYDIYDAVHIVAHFFQEKFLQTMDKVKGHQYNCLKLHSILRKTHFTYTVGDKVITKQKEKLQAEYDIFQIWNFPNGLGLKVKIGQFSPYFPHGQQLHLYEDIIEWATGSTEMPPSVCSADCGPGFRKFWQEGMTVCCFDCSPCPENEVSNETNVDQCVMCPEEQYANAEQNQCIPKSVIFLTYKDPLGMALTSMAFCFTAFTSVVLVVFVKHHDTPIVKANNRSLSYILLISLLFCFLCPFLFIGHPNAVTCILQQITFGVVFTVAVSTVLAKTVTVVLAFKVTTPGQRMRFYLTSGAPNYIIGICTLIQIILCTIWLGVSPPSIDIDAHSEHGHIIIACDKGSVTAFYCVLGYHGSLAFGSFILAFLARNLPDKFNEAKLLTFSMLLFCSVWVTFLPVYHSTKGKVMVAVEVFSILASSVGLLGCIFFPKCYIILLRPERNSLQKLKEKTSF from the exons atgttcactttGATTTTACTCTTCTTGTTCCTGAACATTCTACTTCACGTGTCAAGTTCCATTCATCCTAGTTGCTTTTGGACAATGAAGCAGAGTGAAGACAAGGATGGAATATTTCAGTCATGTGCCTTCATATTTGAGGCAGAACATGGGCCAGTGG AAAAGGAACCCCATTCTCATTCAATGAATGTCACACTAA gaaatgacAACAATCAGTTTGCACTGGCCTTAGCTTTTTCAGTGGATCAAGTCAACAGGAACCCTGATATTTTACCAAATATGTCTTTATCATTTGGATTTCTAGCCGGTGGTTGTAAGTTCATGTCAAAAGCATATGATATCATTCAATCTTCTGTAAAACATCATTATAATGCACCTAATTATAACTGTATAAATCTGGACATATGTTCAGTGTTGCTTTCAGGACCAAACTTGGCAGAATCCTTAGTAGTTGGGAAAGCAATGGACCTCTACAATTCTCAGCAG GTTGTTCAACTTACCTTCGGACCTTTCCATCCCATCCTGAGTGATCATGAACAATTTCCTTATTTGTATCAGATGGCCCCCAAGGACACATCTCTAGCACAGGCCATGATCTCTCTCATGATTCACTTCAGCTGGAACTGGATTGGGCTGACCATCTCAGACAATGATCATGGTATCCAGTTTCTCTCATATTTGAgaagagagatggaagaaaataTAATCTGCTTTGCCTTTGTGAACATGATTCCAGTCAACATGCATTTATATGTGTCAAGAGCTGAAACATACTATAAGCAAATCATGACATCATCCTCAAATGTTATTATCATTTATGGTGAAACAGACAGCACTCTAGCTTTGAGCTATAGAATGTGGGACTCTCTAGGTATACAAAAAATATGGGTTACCACCTCACAGTGGGATGTCTCCACAAGTAAGAGTGACTTTACACTTGACTCATCTCAAAAGACTCTAACTTTTGCACACCATCATGCTgagatttctggttttaaaaGTTTCCTCCAGACATTGAGCCCTCTCACCACAAATGAATACCTGGCAAGACTGGAGTGGATGAACTTTAACTGTGAAGTCTCAGCTTCTAACTGTAAGACACTGAAGAATTGCTCATCTAATGCCTCATTGGAATGGCTAGAATTACAGACTTTTGACATGGCTTTTAATGATGGCAATTATGATATATATGATGCTGTGCATATCGTGGCCCATTTCTTCCAGGAGAAGTTTCTTCAGACAATGGATAAAGTGAAAGGACATCAATATAATTGCTTGAAG CTGCACTCTATTCTTAGGAAGACCCACTTCACCTATACTGTTGGGGACAAAGTgataacaaaacagaaagaaaaactgcaGGCAGAATATGACATTTTCCAGATTTGGAATTTCCCAAATGGTCTTGGACTTAAGGTGAAGATTGGACAGTTTAGCCCATATTTTCCACATGGTCAACAGCTCCATTTATATGAAGACATTATAGAGTGGGCCACAGGAAGTACAGAG ATGCCTCcctctgtgtgcagtgctgattgtggtcctggattcagaaaaTTCTGGCAGGAGGGAATGACAGTCTGCTGTTTTGATTGCAGCCCCTGCCCAGAAAATGAAGTTTCTAATGAGACAA ATGTGGATCAGTGTGTGATGTGCCCAGAAGAGCAGTATGCCAATGCAGAGCAGAACCAGTGCATTCCCAAATCTGTGATCTTTCTAACCTACAAAGACCCCTTGGGGATGGCTCTGACCTCAATGGCTTTTTGCTTCACTGCATTCACATCTGTTGTTCTTGTGGTATTTGTGAAGCATCATGACACTCCCATTGTCAAGGCCAATAACCGCAGTCTCAGTTACATTTTGCTCATCTCACTCCTCTTTTGTTTCCTGTGTCCCTTCCTCTTTATTGGCCATCCCAATGCAGTTACATGCATCCTGCAGCAAATCACATTTGGAGTTGTAttcactgtggctgtttccactgtgttggCCAAAACAGTTACTGTTGTTCTAGCTTTCAAAGTCACAACTCCCGGACAAAGGATGAGGTTCTATCTGACTTCGGGGGCACCCAACTATATCATTGGCATCTGTACCCTCATCCAAATTATTCTCTGTACAATCTGGCTGGGAGTTTCTCCTCCATCTATTGACATTGATGCACATTCTGAGCATGGCCACATCATCATTGCGTGTGACAAGGGTTCAGTTACTGCATTCTACTGTGTCTTGGGATACCATGGCTCCCTTGCATTTGGGAGCTTCATTTTGGCTTTCTTGGCCAGGAATCTCCCTGACAAATTCAATGAAGCCAAATTGCTAACTTTCAGCATGCTGTTGTTCTGCAGTGTCTGGGTCACTTTTCttcctgtctaccacagcaccaagggcaaggtcatggtggctgtggaggtctTCTCCATCCTGGCCTCCAGTGTTGGCCTTCTGGGATGCATCTTTTTCCCTAAGTGCTACATAATTTTGTTAAGACCAGAGAGAAATTCTCTTCAAAAGTTAAAGGAGAAAACATCTTTTTGA